Genomic segment of Apium graveolens cultivar Ventura chromosome 7, ASM990537v1, whole genome shotgun sequence:
TGTATAAAGTTGGCATTTGTGGGAACCATTCAACATCCTTGCCTTCGATACACTTGGGGACCCAAAACACAATTCGACGTTTTCGCAGTAACCTACACGGGGAATCCAATCTTGCATAGCTGCATATCCTTTAATGAAAGTTTTTTTCACCAAAATTTCAAACACAACATTGAATTTCACAGTACCAACTGTGATTCCCCTACCAACGTTTCTGATTATGGCATCGTCAACGTAGCCCGATGATCCTGTGAACTCTCCACCAAAGTGCATGGAAGCTGGATGTTTTGAACTTAGCTGAAACGACCTAATTTCTTTAAGCGCGATTCTCTTGTCATTATAATATATTGAAACCTTGGTGCTTTCAAACTTAAAGTATCCACGCTTATCCGCTGTTTTGAAATTCATCTGGATGTTCCAGTCTGCGGAAATCTGGTTATGACGAGATGAGAGGTTGAAGTTCGAGGCTGTCAGTAAATCAATTTCCAGTACTTTTAGATTCTTAACATTGCCATCCAACTTCATAAAAATAAGAGGTAGTAATGATAATAATACAACTAACAATATGACTGAGGAAAAACAACAAATTTTAAAACACTCTTTATCTGTATCTGCAGTTGTTGTCAAAAGATCGTTGGGATGAACTGCGACTGGCATTCTTAAATAAAAAATGATAAGTAATTGTCTGAATATAATTAAATCGTAGAGCAAGCTGAGAAGGTTGTGTTTAGTACTTTCTGTTTTTGTTTGCCAAGAAGCCACATATATATAGGGATGAATTTGAATCCCAAGTCCTAACCATAATGGAAGTTAAACAAAGATTTTGAGTAGTGACAAGTAAAAGATATAAAAGCGCAGCTAATTGGAATTCAAGCAGACATTGAGGTAGCCAAGTACGCATGTTTTCAAATTCTTATTTAATTCTATATTATTATTTGAGCAATTTGATTTTTTAAATCTGTTTTATcattataaatatttttgattTTGAATGATATATTTTATTGTAATTATATGGTAaaagttataaatattattaaaatactAAATTTATGATTTCTCTCTGATTTGTACATAAATCCCTAATAGGCATCTTCTCACCAAAAATGTAACCAGTTCAAAGAAAGCAAGATACTTTAAAAAATTTACACTATAGTGCaagattaattaatttaaaaaatttacaCTATATTAAAAATAAAGTACAAAATTATTCAACTGGCAGCTTTTCATACATTTTCTACACGTGTCATACTATCAGCTTCTTAGACTTTTATTTCCACtctttgtttatttatttatctcCTCTAAGGCCTAATTCAATTGTATACCATTAACTTTGATTTTTAATATCTATATTTTTTTCttcgattttgataattattattttttcttttattcttcCTTCTTTTACTTGCCCTACACTATTAacaatttatttaaaataaattatattttataatataaaaaattataaaatcgtAAAATGCATGCTCCAGAATTATGGTTTactatttttataaattttcaagATATTTTAATCTACAAAATTAATGTGTTTTTTCAATCTTTCTATTATAACCTCAACTCATTATGGGTGCTCTTCTCATTTTTATGTATTTCAATTTTCAATCTCCACTCAtcttttttaaaattatatcatcattaaaataattattcatcaatttatttaataattatatatataacaaaaattataaattaaaagtATTATTTATGTGATATTATTCTTAAGTTGTAAAACTGCTGATATTGTTTTATTtctaataattatatatactcaACAAAATATTCAACAAATTAGTTGTTTTAAAATTAACTTtcatataataaatattaatataacaTGACTTTTGCATGATTTACTGCATTCTCTTGTTTCTAACCGATAGAAAACCCAAATTAGTGGGTTACATGAACCGATAATTATCACTATATACGGATTTGTCAATGGAAATAAGATATGTATGTAAAGTGTATAAAGAAGTCTGTATTACATTACGTAACAATAAACAAAAACTCTATTTTTTACAGAGAGAGCATTACTCTTACTCATTTGAACTAACTAAAAAGAGCACCGACTCTGGAAGAGAGGTACCTCGACTAGAAGTTGAGATAATATACTAACGGACTAAAATAACAAATTTTTTGGAGTCCTAAATACAAATTCAATTATTTATCATTCAACATTCCCTCGGATTGGGATGTGCGGAGATACCACATTCACTCTAAAGTGTAAGTTTCAATCAGAACTTCTGCATAAACCTTAAGGATGTGTGTTAAAAAATAAAAGATCATGTTGGGGTCTTTTCCCTTTTTAACGGTAGGAACGGAGGTGGACTAATCAATTGCATCTAAACTTGTTCCTTGTTCCCCGAAAGTGAAAATCAATGGAAAAAAGCCACACAAAAAATGAgaaaaaatgtatttattataaTGTCGCGGAGATTCTTGCCTCGACATTAGAAAGAAAGGTTCAAATATACATGGTGAATGgtgttagaatatatatatatatattttttatattatatatattaggATATTTTCGGTATTTAGCTTATATTGATTTTCTATATAAGTTCGGACATGTATTATAAATTCTGTGTTGATTGTAATAAATTTTTTACGTTCGTATTATATCTCTAAAGTTAACATGATATCAAAGTTAGGTTTCGAGTGATCGTGGAAGATTAGTTGAATTATTAAATAGATAGACTGATAGAGTTACGTTATAACAACAAAAGTTTCTTGAAAATTCGCAGAAAATTTTCTGCCCAGATCAGCCAACTTGTTTTTACGATTCCCGGAGTTTCAACCGTTGGATCATCCTGAAATTTTAACCACGCTTCTTTGCATCGGTATCTAAATTTTGAACGATGGAGATTGTATTTAGAACTTCAGAAATCGATTTTTTGATGGTTCCAACAGGTTAAGGTTAACCTTTAGTTCATTCTTTTCATCGTTGTTGATCTTGTAATTTGGGTTATTTGATTGATTAGATTTTTTAGTACTCGATTATTGGGATGTTACAATTTTAGTAATTGATTTATCTGCTTAAGATTTGATATTAATTTTGGATTTGCAACCGTAATTGAAATTGGTTTTCGATCTACTTTCAGATTTGATTTTGGATTGGGATTGGTTATTTGAGTTTGGATTTGATTTCGGGTTTGGTTTCTTTATTGAATTTGGATATTGTTTAAATTTAGTGTTGAATTTGGATTCgactttatttctgatttggttTGAGTTTAGTTTCAGCAATATCTCGACATGCATGTCTCATCATCAACAAATCTTTTGTCAACTGGTACTTCAAGCTTATTTTCTTCTCTATGGATTCTGGATTCAGGTGCATCTCATCACATGTCTCCTCATTGGTCGTCTTTCGTTTCGTTTTCTGATGATTCATCTTTATCCATCATGATTGCTGATGGCACTCCTATGTCGTTACGAGGTGTTGGTTCTGTATTTACCCCAAAGGTATCTCTCTTTGATGTTTATTATATTCCGGATCTCAAGTTAAATCTTGTTTCGGTTAGTCAATTATGTGAATCTGgttacttggtttctttttcttctaCTACTTGTTGTGTTATGGATCCGAGATCTCAAAAAGTAATTGGGAAAGGTCGTAAGCAGGGGGGACTTTATGTTTTGGATGAACTCAATGTATTTGTTGTGGGAACTCCTAGTGTTGATTTATTATCTTTCCGTTTGAGTGATTTGTCTTCTGACTTCTACATATGGCATGCTCGTTTAGGTCATGTTTCTCAATCTCGTTTACAATCTTTAGTTTCAACTGGATCCTTGGGAAAACTAAAAGCTCATGATATTTCTGACTGTAGCGGTTGTAAACTAGCGAAATTTGCTGCTTTACCTTTTCATAAGAGTGTTACGTATTTTCTTGCTCCTTTTGATATTGTGCATTCTTATGTATGGGGACCTGCTCCTATGCCCATGAAAGCAGGTTCTAGATATTATGTTTCGTTTATTGATGATTTCACTCGTTATACGTGATTTATCTTATAAAGCGTAGGTAtgattttttggatatttttaaagATTTTAGAGCTCATATAAAAACTCAACATAAAGTTGTCATTAAGTGTTTTCGTTATGATTTGGGAGGTGAATACAGCTCTAACACTTTTTATCGCTTGCTTGCTTCTGATGAGACTATACGTCAAACCTCATGTACTGACACTCCTCAACAGAACAGTGTTGTTGAAGGAAAACATCGTCATCTTGTTAAAATAACTCGTTCATTTTTGTTGTCGGCTGATGTTTCAAGTGTATTTTAGGGTAAGCACTTCTTActgttgtttatgtgattaacCGAATTCCAAGTGCTCAAAATACTGGTTTGTCACCTTTTGAGAAATTATATGATGAAGTACCTGATTATGCTTCGTTGCGTGTCTTTGGTTGTACCTGCATTGTTCTTAAACCACAGGTTGAGTGTAGTAAATTGTCTGCTAAGTCTGCTTTATATGTGTTTTTGGGCTACGGTATTACCTAGAAAGGATATCGTTGTTTTGACCCGGTCAGTGGAAAATTGTATGTTTCTCAATATGTTTACTTTTTGGAGCATATTCCGTTTTTCTCTGTTCCTTCTAGTTCGCATCATATGACACAAGAAGAGCTTATTCGTATTGATCCTTTTGACACAAACATTGAGGATGCTTCAACCACAAATTCTAATACTTCAGTTCCAGAAGCATCTACATCTCAAACTCCCACATCTCCACCGACTTCTACATCTACATCTCAGACTCCGACGTCTCCACCTGCTTCTACAACCAGACAATCATCACCAGAGATTTTAGATTCTCCTCTTGCTCAATCGTCTACCGAAAGTTCGACTCCTCCGCTAGTTCGCTAGTCTACTCACATACGTAAGTCCACCCAACTGCCTGATTTTGCTTATTCATCTTATTCCTCATCTTTTGCTTCATTTGTCACTTCTGCTCACCATTTGTCTGAGCCTGCATCATATAGAGAGGCTATTCATGATCCTCTATGGCAGAATGCTATGGCCGAGGAACTTACTGCTTTACATCAATCTCATACATGGGATTTAGTCCCATTGCCTCCAGGAAAATATGCAATTGGTTGTCGTTGGATATATAAAATTAGGACAAAAGCTGATGGATCTGTTGAGCATTATAAGGCTCGACttgttgctaaaggttactctcaagagtATGGCTTAGACTATGAAGAAACTTTTGCGCCTGTTGCAAAGATGACGACTGTTCGTACTTTGTTTGTAGTGGCTTCTGTTCGAAAGTGGAAAATATTTCATATGAATGTTAAGAATGCATTCTTGTATGGTGATCTTCACAAGGAAGTTTACATGACACCTCCTCCCGGTCTTCCGCATCAACCAGGTTATGTTTGCAGAATTCGTAAATCTATTTATGGTCTTCGACAATCATCTCGTTGTTGGTTTGAGAAGTTTTCTACGGTAAATTATTCACTTGGTTTTCTTCATATTAATCATGATTCCGCTCTTTTTGTACGATCTACGAGTGTTGGTCATATCTTATTGTCtttatatgttgatgatatgattATTACTAGTGATGATTGTGATGGTATTGAGTCATTGAAACGTGAGTTGGCTCGTTATTTTTCTATGAAAGATTTTGGTTTGCTTCGTTACTTTTTAGGAATTGAAGTTGTTAGCTCACCAAAGGGGTATCTTTTGTGTCAATCTAAGTACATTGCTGATTTGCTTGACCGTGCATGTCTTACTGATAATAAGACTGTGAAAAATCCTTTAGAGATGAATGCTACATATTCTCTATCTAACGTTCTTCCCTTAGCAGATCCTACTTTATATCGTACAATTGTTGGTAGTCTTGTTTATCTCATTGTTA
This window contains:
- the LOC141673682 gene encoding uncharacterized protein LOC141673682, which produces MKLDGNVKNLKVLEIDLLTASNFNLSSRHNQISADWNIQMNFKTADKRGYFKFESTKVSIYYNDKRIALKEIRSFQLSSKHPASMHFGGEFTGSSGYVDDAIIRNVGRGITVGTVKFNVVFEILVKKTFIKGYAAMQDWIPRVGYCENVELCFGSPSVSKARMLNGSHKCQLYTKYRSYDSDDDTYGQINPLCFGTYGGGRICV